From a single Clupea harengus chromosome 24, Ch_v2.0.2, whole genome shotgun sequence genomic region:
- the LOC105895792 gene encoding cAMP-specific 3',5'-cyclic phosphodiesterase 4B-like: protein MKKSRSVLTVTGEEDHDTSEGGEKEEESARYSRSYTSGSTLGAELRRGRSHRLSSSLQVPCWLRPRDRTRSPEVLMPRPTTLPLRIPPRIDITQPDPDSFELENGVSPAGRTPLDLQASPGVMLHPSFPQGQRRESFLYRSDSDYDMSPKTVSRNSSIAGEGHTAEDFIVTPFAQVLASLRSVRNNFTLLANVSSPTVKRSPVSIPSPGPKSSLSDDQYQQLAVETLEELDWCLDQLDTIQTHRSVSDMASSKFKRMLNRELSHLSEMSRSGNQVSEYISSTFLDQQNEGELPSPTLKEKPMSYIPGVRELSHAHAHALSLATLPRFGVNTEHEDELAKELKELDNWSFNIFRAADLSNNRPLSCIMFTIFQKRDLLKTFQIPVETFVLYVMTLEDHYHSNVAYHNSLHAADVTQSTHVLLSSPALNAVFTDLEILAALFAAAIHDVDHPGVSNQFLINTNSELALMYNDESVLENHHLAVGFKLLHQENCDIFQNLTKRQRQSLRKLVIDMVLATDMSKHMTLLADLKTMVETKKVTSSGVLLLDHYTDRLQVLRNMVHCADLSNPTKHLSLYRQWTERIMQEFFRQGDKEREKGMEISAMCDKHTASIEKSQVGFIDYIVHPLWETWGDLVHPAAQDILDTLEENRDWYQSTMPQSPSPPLDRNQLGPPADRFQFELSLEEDAQQNQNSSSYRNHNSREERNGNGNRQDPNCNNGCYGDSEEVSNHVDHNHVDENHVEAEEDAEEDAADGELENAEQDQNQMEELDGEGEPEENHCETEEGEGEEEAYW from the exons atgAAGAAGAGCCGCAGCGTGCTGACTGTGACTGGTGAAGAG GACCATGACACATCAGAGGgcggggagaaggaggaggagtcagCACGCTACAGCCGCTCCTACACGTCGGGCAGCACGCTGGGGGCGGAGCTCCGACGTGGGCGGAGCCACCGGCTCTCCTCCAGCCTGCAGGTGCCGTGCTGGCTCCGCCCCCGAGACCGCACCCGCTCGCCAGAGGTGCTGATGCCCCGCCCCACGACCCTGCCCCTCCGCATCCCGCCACGCATAGACATCACACAGCCTGACCccgacag TTTTGAGCTGGAGAACGGCGTGTCTCCGGCGGGTCGGACCCCTCTGGACTTGCAGGCGAGTCCCGGCGTGATGCTGCACCCGTCCTTCCCGCAGGGCCAGCGGCGCGAGTCCTTCCTCTACCGCTCGGACTCCGACTACGACATGTCCCCCAAAACAGTCTCCCGCAACTCCTCCATTGCCGGCGAAGG GCATACAGCAGAGGACTTTATTGTCACTCCCTTTGCTCAG GTGCTTGCCAGCTTACGGTCCGTGAGGAACAACTTCACCCTCCTCGCCAACGTCAGCTCGCCCACAGTCAA GAGGTCGCCAGTGAGCATTCCGTCCCCAGGCCCCAAGTCCTCATTATCAG atgaccAGTACCAGCAGCTGGCTGTAGAGACGCTAGAGGAGCTGGACTGGTGTTTGGATCAGCTGGACACCATCCAGACACATCGCTCTGTCAGTGACATGGCCTCCAGCAAG TTTAAGAGAATGTTAAATCGGGAGCTGTCGCATCTCTCAGAGATGAGTCGCTCGGGCAACCAGGTGTCAGAATATATCTCCAGCACATTCCTcg ACCAGCAGAATGAGGGGGAGCTCCCGTCTCCCACGCTGAAGGAGAAGCCCATGAGTTACATCCCCGGAGTCAGAGAGCTctcgcacgcgcacgcacacgcccTCTCCCTTGCCACGCTGCCACGCTTCGGAGTCAACACAGAGCACGAGGACGAGCTGgccaag GAGCTGAAGGAGTTAGACAACTGGAGCTTCAACATCTTCAGAGCGGCAGACCTCTCCAACAACAGACCCCTCAGCTGCATCATGTTCACCATCTTTCAG aaaAGAGATCTGCTGAAGACGTTCCAGATCCCCGTGGAGACCTTCGTCCTGTACGTGATGACGCTGGAGGACCACTACCACTCCAACGTGGCGTACCACAACAGCCTGCACGCCGCCGACGTCACCCAGTCCACGCACGTGCTGCTGTCCTCGCCCGCATTGAAC gCTGTGTTCACAGATCTGGAGATCCTGGCCGCTCTATTTGCAGCAGCCATTCATGATGTCGACCACCCTGGAGTCTCCAACCAGTTCCTCATCAACACCA ACTCAGAGCTGGCTCTGATGTACAACGATGAGTCTGTGCTGGAGAACCATCACCTGGCCGTGGGCTTCAAGCTGCTGCACCAGGAGAACTGCGACATCTTCCAGAACCTCACCAAGCGCCAGCGGCAGAGCCTACGCAAGCTGGTCATCGATATG GTGCTGGCCACTGACATGTCTAAGCACATGACTCTGTTGGCCGACCTGAAGACCATGGTGGAAACCAAGAAGGTCACAAGTTCAGGGGTTCTGCTCCTAGACCACTACACTGATcggctacag gtgttgagGAACATGGTGCACTGTGCGGACCTGAGTAACCCCACCAAGCACCTGTCCCTGTACCGCCAGTGGACGGAGCGCATCATGCAGGAGTTCTTCAGGCAGGGCGACAAGGAGCGCGAGAAAGGCATGGAGATCAGCGCCATGTGTGACAAACACACCGCCTCTATAGAGAAGAGTCAG GTGGGTTTCATCGACTACATAGTCCACCCTCTGTGGGAGACGTGGGGGGACCTGGTGCACCCCGCCGCCCAGGACATCCTGGACACGCTGGAGGAGAACCGCGACTGGTACCAGAGCACCATGCCCCAGAGCCCGTCGCCGCCGCTCGACCGGAACCAGCTCGGACCGCCGGCCGACCGCTTCCAGTTCGAGCTCTCGCTGGAGGAGGACGCCCAGCAGAACCAGAACTCGAGCTCGTACCGGAACCACAACAGCCGGGAGGAGCGGAATGGCAACGGGAACCGGCAGGACCCAAACTGCAACAATGGTTGCTACGGAGACTCGGAGGAGGTCAGTAACCACGTGGATCACAACCACGTGGATGAGAACCAcgtggaggcagaggaggacgCGGAGGAGGACGCGGCGGACGGAGAACTGGAGAATGCAGAACAGGATCAGAACCAGATGGAGGAGTTGGATGGGGAGGGAGAACCAGAGGAgaaccactgtgagacagaggaaggggagggagaggaggagg CCTACTGGTAG